GCCATTGGAAATCTTGCGGACGCTACATAGTTTTGATCCGTGCCTTGCGTGTTCTACCCATGTGATTGGGCAGGATGGTGGCGAATTGGTGAATGTGAAAGTTCGCTAATCAACCGGTGGGTAACTATGTAGATGGTTGCCCGCTTGAGTCTTGAAGAGGAGAACACAATGAAAGGTTATGGTTTTGACGGGAGCGCCCCGCAGGGGATAGGCCGCAAAGTGACCTCGGTGTATGTGTACGAGGCGCCTGTTCGGTTGTGGCATTGGGTGACTGTGCTTTGCATTATTACACTTTCACTCACCGGGTATTTTATTGGTAAGCCGCTACCTTCTGTGCCGGGCGAGGCGACGTTTTTGTTTGTGATGGGGTATATCCGCTTTGCGCATTTTACGGCGGGCTATATTTTGGCGATTGGCTTATTGGTGCGGATTTATTGGGCGTTTGTGGGGAATTCTCACGCACGGGAAATCTTTCTGGTACCGATCTGGGATAAGCAATGGTGGGGCGAGTTCTTTTTTGAATTGCGCTGGTATTTGTTTATCGAGCGCTACCCGAAAAAATATATTGGGCACAACCCGATTGGCCAATTGGCGATGGCGTCTTTTATCTGGGCGGCTATTTTCATGATTTTCTCTGGCTTTGCCTTGTATGGGGAAGGCTTGGGAACCAAGAGTTGGGCGTATAGCTGGTTTGGCTGGGTGATTGATGTATTTGGTGGCAATAGCCTGACGGTACACAACTGGCATCGACTAGGCATGTGGTCGATTGTGCTATTTGTGATGATTCATGTCTATGCCGCGATCCGCGAAGACATTATGTCTAAGCAAAGCATGGTTTCCACCATGATTAGTGGTTTTAGGATGTTTAAAGATTAGTAATAGTGGGCTTTGGGGGGACTTCGGTCCCCCGTTTTTTGCCTTGGATTTCTCTTTATATGGATTTGGGTAAGGGTGTGAGGTGGCGACAAAATGAAACCTGTTAACGCACATGCTTTTTTGCCTACCCGCAGCCCGATTCACCCTGGCCGTTTTTTAGAAACTCGATTTTTGTTGCCTGCTCGTTTATCGCAAACCGAGGCGGCGAGATTATTGGGGATATCTAGAAGACGCCTAAACGAGGTGGTATCGGGCAAGCGGGGTATTTCTCCTGACACGGCATTACGCCTGTCTTATCTGTTTGGGTTGCCACCCGCCTTTTGGCTTTCTTTGCAAAGCGATTGGGATTTGGCGCAGACCCGTCGTCGCCTCCCTATTGGGGTGTCAATCAACTAATCGCTATGCTTGCCTTGATGGAAACTAAGTTTTCACATGGTCAGTGGTGGTGGTGGTTAAGTATCTGATTTTATTCATTATCCTGTTGTATACCTAGTTGGCACAGAAATTGATTGTAACGGGGGGTGTAACAGGTGTTTCTAAATAAAAAATGAAGCGACAATTTTTGGACGTTTCATGATGAGAATAGAGGCGATATGCAGGAAATGTCTTCTGCCGAGCTGCCATGCATTAAGGTGCTGGGGCTGGGTAATCTGTTGTGGGCGGACGAGGGCTTTGGCGTGCGGGTGGCCGAGCAATTGTTTGGCCGCTATCAATTGCCGCCATCGGTTGAGGTGATCGATGGGGGGACGCAAGGTTTGCTTTTACTACCGTATGTAGAAGCCGCCGATAAACTCATTATTTTAGATGCCATCGATTTTGGTTTGCAGCCGGGTGAGTTGCGGGTGTTTTGTAACGAGGCAGTGCCAGCCTATTTAACTGCTAAAAAAATGAGCCTGCACCAGACGGGGTTTTCTGAAGTGCTGGGGCTGGCCGAGCTAAAGGGCAATTATCCAGAGGAAGTGGTGCTAATCGGGGTGCAACCCGTCGTGCTAGAAGATTATGGTGGTAGTTTGTCTGATCCGGTACGCGCGCAAGTTGCGCCGGCGTTAGCCTTGGCTGAGCGGCAATTAACGGAATGGGGCGTTGTGCTGAGCCCGCGCCAAGATGAAGACCGATTGAACGACGATAGTTTATCGATGACACGTTATGAGGCCGAGCGACCATCAGAAGAAGTGGCATGTCGTGTTGGCGATGCACGAGTGTGGGGAGGTGTGTGATGTGTTTGGGCGTACCCATGCAAGTGTTGGAATCGAACGGATTTGTTGCCCTATGTGCGGATGATTCTGGCGTCAGTGCCGTGGATGTCTCTCTCGTGGGGGAGGTGAGTGAAGGCGAGTGGCTACTAGTGTTTACCGGCGCTGCGCGAGAGCGCTTGTCTGAAGCGCGCGCTCTGGATATTCGCGATGCGCTCTCTGCGCTGACGGCTGCTTTAAACGGGGATTTTGACCCAAATGCCCATTTCCAAGATTTAATCAATAGAGAACCAAGTTTGCCACCGCATTTGCAAGCCTTGGTCAAGAAGGAGGCCTGAGATGACCATCATGACACCTGGCATGCAAGAAGCGGGTTTACTGGCCAGATTGGCGGGTTTGGGTTACCAAGAGGTGACGCTAGATAGCCTAGAAGCCATTGCGAGCGAACACCCTCACACGTTGGTGATGTTGAGTGATGACCCGGTGAAATACCCAGAGGTAATGGACAATGTGGTGATCGTGCCAGAGGTGTTAAAAGCACTGCCAGCAGGCAGCTTTTTCCCTGTCTATGCCAATTTGGCGGAAAGCAAAGCCATCGCCAAAAAATATGGGGTGATTAAATTCCCCGCCTTGGTTTTTTTACGTGGAACAGATTATGTGGGACTAATTGGTGGCTTGATGGATTGGCCAGATATTGTGCATGCGTTTGCGAGCAAACTAAAAGCGACTACGCAACGCCCACCATCGGTTGGAATTCCTGTCGTTACTGAACAGAAAGGTTGCTAATGAAGCCATTTCCTATTCCTGTTGTGGGGCTTGGCCCAGGATCGCAACCAGAAGATCCTGATTTGTCTTACATGCCCTTGCCAAGAGAGATTGAAGGGTTTGATATGCCTTATCTGCCAACGGCAGAAGAGGTAACTAACCTGGCTGCCGCCAAGCAAGTGATGGCTGACCTGATTACCGCCCTCAAAGCATATGATGGCGATGCTAGCCAATATCCCGTGCTAGACATCACCCATTTAGATAGTGAAAACCGCGCCTTAATCAACCAATTATTGGGTGAAGGGGAGGTCTCTGCAATGACGAAGCCGGTTGCCGGTGGGGAATTGCGCATTCAGGAATCGGTATTTGCCGGGATTTGGCGGGTATTAGAGGAAGATGGCCAAGGTAATGTAATTGCCGACCGTATTGAGGCTTGCCCAATCCCACATCAAGTTTGGCAAGAAGCACAAGCATTTGGTCGTGCAGAGGCGGTAATGCCGGATCCTGGTAATGTGCCGCTAATGAATGCAGGGTACGTGATGCAAGAGATCGCCGCCAAGCTGAGCCAGCCATTGGGGATGGAACCGCATATCATCAATTTTTCTTTATTGCCGATGAGCCCGGAAGATATGGCGTATATCGATTCTTGTTTGGGCGGTGGGAATAGTGGCGTGTTTTCTCGGGGTTATGGTAAATGCCGAGTGATGAGTACCGCGTTAAAGAATGTGTGGAAGGTGCAGTACTTTAACGGGATGAATAGCATCTTGTTAGATACGATCGAGATTACGCGCATTCCGGAAGTGGCATTGGCCTCGATGGAAGATTTGGAGGATTCGCTGCTGCGGCTAGAAGAAGCGTATGAATGGCTGACAGGGGAATAAGATGGCTGGCTTTGAAGGATCTTATCTCGGAAAAGAAGAGCGTATTTCTGACGAATCGACCATGGAATGCAAAATTTGCTGGTGGGTGTATGACCCATCAGTGGGCGATGATGTTTGGCAGATTCCCGCTGGTACACCATTTTCTGCATTGCCAGACCATTGGAAGTGTCCAAATTGCGATGGCGCCAAAGACCAATTTATGGTGACACATGCCGAATGAAGTAACGGCGAAATTAGTCTCTACTTTTGAACACATTTGGCGTAACCGTATGGCAGATGTACCCATCTTGAATCCGAATTTATCGGTGCAAGCCGTTGGGTTCAGAATGACAGATGGTCGTTGGACAGGGGTGTTGATTACCCCTTGGTTTATGAATTTGCTCTTGCTGCCCGCAGACGGTGAATTGCCCGCATCTACCCCGGGAGACCCGGTATTGGTCAATTTACCGGGGGGTGAAATGCCTTTTTTATTGGCGAATGAACCTGGTATTGGGGAGTACGCCATGTGTTCGCTGTTTTCGCCGGTAATGGAGTTTGCTGATATGGATGCCGCCGTGGCGACGGCAGAAGCCGTGCTGGCACTGATGTTTCCTGCGACAACGCCAGAAGAAACCGTCAGTGCAGAACCTGTGGCGATGAGTCGTCGTCGTTTGTTTGGATTTAGTCGTTAATGCAGCGAAATATTGAAGTTTCTTCGACTTTACTCAATACGGGGCAACCCGTTTGTTCGGTACACTGGCATCGTGTACCTGCAGAACGATTGTTTATTGGGAAGCCAGCAAGTAGCGTGTTGCCATTGGTTCCCCTGCTGTTTTCGCTATGTGGAAAGGCGCAATCGTTAGCCGCCATGCTGGTGCTGGATCAAGCGATTCTTGCCGATATGCTGGCAGAAGTGCGTTTAGAAGCGATTCGTGAAACGGTATTTCGATTTTCTGTAGACTGGCCGAAATTGCGTGGCTTTATACCGGCAAACTTGGCTGAATTTCGTACCTTTAGTGAATTAACCGACTGGAAGACATGGTGTGAGCAACACTGGTTTGGCATGCCGGTACACGAATGGGCGGGGCTAGGAGAGGCGGGCTGGCTAAGTTGGATTCAGTCTGGCGCCACCCCCATTGCAAATGATGCACGCTGCTTGTTTGGGCAAGTGATGCCAATCCCCAAGCTCTGGCCTTGGCAGAGTGCGGCGCATCTTGTTGAAGCCATTAATCCAAGCTTGTGGACCGCGACGACATTGCCTGCGGGGCTAGATGCGAGTGCATTATCGATAGAACAACGTGAAGTGCATGGGTTGCTGCACGAGGGGCGAATCCCGCTAGCGAGATGGTTAAGCAGGATGGTGAGGTTAGCTAGGATGCTAACACTGACCGAACCACATGCATCGGTAGCGCGTTTAGAAAGAGATGGGCAACCACCAATCAATGTAGCGATGGTAGAAACTGCGCGTGGGTATTTGTTGCATCTTGCGGCCAGTAATGAAGCAGGTGTGGTCGAAACTTACCAAGTCATTCCGCCCACCGCATGGCATGCTCATCCTGAAGGCGTCATCTATAACGCAGTGATGAGTTGCCTGTTAGGGAATGCGTTCGATTGGCAGCAACAAGTGACACTCATTGATCCGTGTACAGGATTTGAGTTAGCCACACCGCCAAAGAATAGCGCGGGTACGATGGAAGAAAGACAAATTCATGCATGAAATGTCCTTGGCAGAAGGCATTGTTCAACTGCTAGAAGCCGAAGCAAAAAAGCAGTCGTTTACGCGAGTAAAACAACTATGGTTGTCGATTGGCGAATTGGCAGGGGTGGAGCTAGAAGCCCTGAAGTTCTCGCTGGACGTCGTGATGCGAGATTCGCTGGCTAATGGCGCAACGGTACATGTTGAGCGCGAGCCAGGCCAAGGCTGGTGTATGGCGTGTAGCCAACCAGTGCTGATCCATGCCCGTTATGACGCCTGCCCGAAATGTGGTGTGTTCCAAGTACAGGTAACGGGTGGGGACGAAATGC
The genomic region above belongs to Leeia speluncae and contains:
- the cybH gene encoding Ni/Fe-hydrogenase, b-type cytochrome subunit, with protein sequence MKGYGFDGSAPQGIGRKVTSVYVYEAPVRLWHWVTVLCIITLSLTGYFIGKPLPSVPGEATFLFVMGYIRFAHFTAGYILAIGLLVRIYWAFVGNSHAREIFLVPIWDKQWWGEFFFELRWYLFIERYPKKYIGHNPIGQLAMASFIWAAIFMIFSGFALYGEGLGTKSWAYSWFGWVIDVFGGNSLTVHNWHRLGMWSIVLFVMIHVYAAIREDIMSKQSMVSTMISGFRMFKD
- a CDS encoding HigA family addiction module antitoxin, encoding MKPVNAHAFLPTRSPIHPGRFLETRFLLPARLSQTEAARLLGISRRRLNEVVSGKRGISPDTALRLSYLFGLPPAFWLSLQSDWDLAQTRRRLPIGVSIN
- the hybD gene encoding HyaD/HybD family hydrogenase maturation endopeptidase yields the protein MSSAELPCIKVLGLGNLLWADEGFGVRVAEQLFGRYQLPPSVEVIDGGTQGLLLLPYVEAADKLIILDAIDFGLQPGELRVFCNEAVPAYLTAKKMSLHQTGFSEVLGLAELKGNYPEEVVLIGVQPVVLEDYGGSLSDPVRAQVAPALALAERQLTEWGVVLSPRQDEDRLNDDSLSMTRYEAERPSEEVACRVGDARVWGGV
- a CDS encoding HypC/HybG/HupF family hydrogenase formation chaperone is translated as MCLGVPMQVLESNGFVALCADDSGVSAVDVSLVGEVSEGEWLLVFTGAARERLSEARALDIRDALSALTAALNGDFDPNAHFQDLINREPSLPPHLQALVKKEA
- a CDS encoding hydrogenase expression/formation protein; this translates as MKPFPIPVVGLGPGSQPEDPDLSYMPLPREIEGFDMPYLPTAEEVTNLAAAKQVMADLITALKAYDGDASQYPVLDITHLDSENRALINQLLGEGEVSAMTKPVAGGELRIQESVFAGIWRVLEEDGQGNVIADRIEACPIPHQVWQEAQAFGRAEAVMPDPGNVPLMNAGYVMQEIAAKLSQPLGMEPHIINFSLLPMSPEDMAYIDSCLGGGNSGVFSRGYGKCRVMSTALKNVWKVQYFNGMNSILLDTIEITRIPEVALASMEDLEDSLLRLEEAYEWLTGE
- a CDS encoding rubredoxin, encoding MAGFEGSYLGKEERISDESTMECKICWWVYDPSVGDDVWQIPAGTPFSALPDHWKCPNCDGAKDQFMVTHAE
- the hybE gene encoding [NiFe]-hydrogenase assembly chaperone HybE; its protein translation is MPNEVTAKLVSTFEHIWRNRMADVPILNPNLSVQAVGFRMTDGRWTGVLITPWFMNLLLLPADGELPASTPGDPVLVNLPGGEMPFLLANEPGIGEYAMCSLFSPVMEFADMDAAVATAEAVLALMFPATTPEETVSAEPVAMSRRRLFGFSR
- the hypA gene encoding hydrogenase maturation nickel metallochaperone HypA yields the protein MHEMSLAEGIVQLLEAEAKKQSFTRVKQLWLSIGELAGVELEALKFSLDVVMRDSLANGATVHVEREPGQGWCMACSQPVLIHARYDACPKCGVFQVQVTGGDEMQVKELEVE